From Pseudomonas sp. G.S.17, the proteins below share one genomic window:
- a CDS encoding GFA family protein, giving the protein MHLEGSCHCGEVEFSLNSAHPYPYQRCYCSICRKTQGGGGYSINLSGDAKSLKVKGREHIAIYHARMRDDHHVHTSSAERHFCKLCGSGLWLFSPEWPELIHPFASAIDTPLPTPPEHTHLLIDSKASWVQVQAHEGDKLFDGFPEESIADWHERLGLVR; this is encoded by the coding sequence ATGCATCTTGAAGGTTCCTGCCATTGCGGTGAGGTCGAGTTCAGCCTGAACAGCGCCCATCCGTATCCTTATCAACGCTGCTACTGCTCGATCTGTCGCAAGACACAGGGCGGGGGCGGCTATTCGATCAACCTCAGCGGCGACGCTAAAAGCCTGAAGGTCAAAGGCCGCGAACACATCGCGATTTATCACGCCAGGATGCGTGATGATCATCATGTGCATACCAGCAGCGCCGAGCGGCATTTCTGCAAACTGTGCGGCAGCGGCTTGTGGCTGTTCAGCCCCGAATGGCCCGAGCTGATCCATCCATTTGCGTCAGCTATCGATACCCCGCTGCCGACACCGCCTGAACACACGCATCTGCTGATCGATTCCAAGGCGTCGTGGGTGCAAGTGCAAGCCCACGAGGGCGATAAGCTGTTCGATGGTTTCCCCGAAGAATCCATTGCCGACTGGCACGAGCGCCTGGGCCTGGTCCGCTGA
- a CDS encoding AbrB family transcriptional regulator: MLRAPRFSLHTLPPTLQWFGLILIAGAVGQLLMYWQIPAALFLGPMLVAIGFGVSGASIRMPRIAFQLGQGTVGALVAHSMSMAVLVTVVQSWYVMLFATVLIVLLSAVVGLALVRYAGISGSTAAWGTSPGAASAMVAMSEDYGADSRVVATMQYVRVVCVVTIGALVSRLIGVEGGGTQAHARDIAVEGLNLLSFALSLGVIVFGIFVAKRMPAGALMGPLLIGGALQLSGVLQITLPSWMLALAYGAIGSYVGLRFDRPTISYVWRRLPAMIAGSLLLIVLCALSAWLIAVMLGKDFLSVYLATSPGGLDAMAIIAIDTHSDVGFVLAMQTLRLIGVILTGAFFARQIIRLTTPKTAQAH; this comes from the coding sequence TTGCTGCGCGCACCACGCTTTTCCCTTCACACCCTTCCTCCCACACTGCAATGGTTCGGTTTGATCCTGATCGCCGGAGCGGTCGGGCAGCTGTTGATGTACTGGCAAATTCCCGCTGCGCTATTCCTCGGCCCGATGCTGGTGGCTATTGGTTTCGGCGTTTCCGGGGCCAGCATTCGCATGCCCAGGATCGCGTTTCAGCTGGGTCAGGGCACGGTCGGTGCACTGGTTGCGCACTCAATGAGCATGGCCGTGTTGGTGACTGTCGTGCAGTCCTGGTACGTGATGTTGTTCGCCACCGTGCTGATCGTGCTGCTCAGCGCTGTGGTTGGCTTGGCCTTGGTGCGCTATGCGGGCATCTCCGGCAGTACAGCCGCCTGGGGCACTTCGCCGGGTGCGGCATCGGCAATGGTCGCCATGTCCGAGGATTACGGCGCCGATTCCCGCGTGGTTGCGACCATGCAATATGTGCGTGTGGTCTGCGTGGTCACTATCGGCGCGCTGGTCAGTCGTCTGATTGGCGTGGAAGGCGGCGGTACCCAGGCTCATGCACGAGATATCGCAGTGGAAGGCCTGAATCTGCTGAGTTTCGCCCTGAGTCTGGGCGTGATCGTTTTCGGTATCTTTGTCGCCAAACGCATGCCGGCCGGGGCGTTGATGGGGCCGCTGTTGATTGGCGGTGCGCTGCAATTGAGCGGGGTGCTGCAAATCACCCTGCCGTCGTGGATGCTCGCCCTGGCTTATGGCGCTATCGGCAGTTATGTTGGCTTGCGTTTCGATCGGCCAACGATCAGCTATGTCTGGCGCCGCCTACCGGCAATGATTGCGGGCTCGTTGCTGCTGATTGTGCTGTGTGCCCTCTCCGCCTGGTTGATCGCCGTCATGCTTGGCAAGGATTTCCTCTCGGTCTATCTGGCCACCAGTCCGGGCGGGCTGGATGCCATGGCGATCATCGCCATCGATACCCACTCCGATGTGGGTTTCGTATTGGCCATGCAAACCCTGCGCTTGATCGGCGTGATTCTCACCGGCGCTTTCTTCGCGCGGCAGATCATTCGCCTGACCACGCCAAAAACTGCGCAAGCCCATTGA
- a CDS encoding LysR family transcriptional regulator: MEIRHFRYFLAVARHKSFVRAAEQLGIAPPTLTRQIQDLESELGTRLLQRSQRDVSLTEAGRALQIEAEATLRQFESAQLSAQRAGRGETGHIQLGYVASAVFSGVLQNQVSEFRQRYADVGFTITEQLMPTLPRLIEEGRLDIGYVRSPMPLGESLSRLDLFEEAFVLALPAGSWLCNLKQIEASHLQNETFILPEQISGTFDVAAQGGFAPKLGPQPGGLVSVVALVSLGQGVAVVPQSMVERIQLPSVLYRPLHDCQPRSCLSLIYRRYEKAAAVARFIEHVKRSAASVQSRA; encoded by the coding sequence ATGGAAATCCGTCATTTCCGCTATTTCCTGGCGGTTGCCCGGCACAAGAGCTTTGTTCGCGCTGCCGAACAGCTGGGCATCGCGCCACCGACCCTGACCCGGCAGATTCAAGACCTGGAAAGCGAACTCGGCACACGCCTGTTGCAACGCTCGCAACGGGACGTGAGCCTTACCGAAGCCGGGCGCGCCTTGCAGATCGAAGCCGAGGCGACGCTGCGCCAGTTCGAGTCCGCGCAGCTCAGTGCGCAGCGGGCCGGGCGGGGTGAAACCGGACATATCCAGCTGGGCTACGTCGCCTCAGCGGTGTTCTCCGGGGTTTTGCAAAATCAGGTGAGCGAGTTTCGGCAACGCTATGCCGATGTAGGCTTCACAATTACCGAACAACTGATGCCGACCTTGCCGCGCCTGATCGAGGAAGGGCGGCTGGATATCGGCTACGTGCGCTCGCCGATGCCGTTGGGGGAGTCGCTGAGCCGTCTGGATTTGTTTGAAGAAGCATTCGTTCTGGCGTTGCCGGCCGGTTCCTGGCTCTGCAACCTGAAACAGATCGAAGCTTCGCACCTGCAGAATGAAACCTTTATTCTGCCCGAGCAGATATCAGGCACTTTCGACGTTGCTGCCCAAGGCGGGTTCGCTCCGAAACTCGGCCCGCAACCCGGCGGACTGGTGTCGGTGGTTGCCCTGGTTTCCCTGGGGCAGGGCGTCGCCGTGGTGCCGCAATCGATGGTCGAGCGCATCCAGCTGCCCAGCGTGCTGTACCGCCCGCTTCACGACTGCCAGCCTCGCTCATGTCTGTCACTGATCTACCGACGCTACGAAAAGGCCGCGGCCGTGGCGCGGTTTATCGAGCATGTGAAGCGGAGTGCAGCGTCTGTTCAGTCTCGGGCGTGA
- a CDS encoding heme-binding protein, translating to MRVKSALVMLFSALALQIANAAEPAANITHKATLDLKAASQLVQAAQSYAGQHGWPCAVAVVDDGGWPILTARMDSAPVVAGVELAQGKARTSALFKRPSDDLEKGINGGRTALITAGLLMMKGGQPIRVEGQVVGAIGVSADTPAHDDEIALAALQSLQVPQSHQ from the coding sequence ATGCGCGTCAAATCAGCTCTTGTCATGCTTTTCAGTGCGCTGGCTTTGCAAATAGCCAACGCGGCCGAGCCCGCAGCGAACATTACTCACAAAGCAACACTTGATCTGAAAGCCGCCAGCCAATTGGTGCAGGCGGCGCAATCCTACGCTGGCCAGCACGGATGGCCCTGTGCGGTTGCGGTCGTTGACGATGGCGGATGGCCCATTCTGACGGCACGCATGGACAGCGCTCCGGTAGTTGCCGGCGTCGAACTGGCCCAGGGCAAGGCGCGGACATCGGCCCTGTTCAAGCGTCCATCGGACGATCTGGAGAAAGGCATCAATGGCGGGCGCACAGCGCTGATCACTGCCGGCCTGCTGATGATGAAGGGCGGCCAGCCGATTCGCGTCGAAGGCCAGGTAGTGGGCGCCATCGGCGTCAGTGCCGACACGCCGGCCCACGATGATGAAATCGCCCTCGCCGCCTTGCAGTCCTTGCAGGTTCCGCAATCACATCAGTAA
- a CDS encoding Fic family protein, whose protein sequence is MKKYQPPVTLTPRMLSLVADISEELGRLSALGEVSHAPMLRRGNRIRTIQASLAIENNTLSVEQVTAVLDGQRVLGLPREIQEVRNAFAAYEAMTQWRPSNCVDLLAAHNLLMLGLIDDAGCFRQGGVGIYRGNRLLHMAPPANRVRTLIDDLLGWVATAQVHPLIASCIFHYEFEFIHPFADGNGRMGRLWQTLMLSQWRPMLAYLPVETVIREQQEAYSAALAAADQLAEATPFVEFMLSALQQALAEAAALSIQSVEPTAQATAQVAAQVTEQVRRLLEALRNGQALGAAELIEHLGLTHRQSFRNSYLNPALVAGLIQMTKPASPRSPAQAYYLTDKARLLLSGKPPAATLNPPNNRAQP, encoded by the coding sequence ATGAAGAAATACCAACCTCCCGTGACCTTGACCCCGCGAATGCTTTCCCTGGTGGCGGACATCAGCGAAGAATTGGGGCGGCTGTCGGCCCTGGGTGAAGTCAGTCACGCGCCGATGTTGCGACGCGGTAATCGGATACGGACGATTCAGGCGTCCCTTGCCATCGAAAACAACACCTTGAGTGTTGAGCAAGTGACTGCGGTTCTCGATGGGCAGCGGGTATTGGGTTTGCCTCGGGAAATTCAGGAAGTACGCAATGCCTTCGCTGCCTATGAAGCGATGACCCAATGGCGGCCGAGCAACTGTGTCGATTTATTGGCTGCCCATAACCTGCTGATGCTGGGATTGATTGATGATGCCGGTTGCTTCAGGCAAGGAGGAGTGGGCATCTATCGTGGCAATCGACTTTTGCACATGGCTCCGCCGGCCAATCGGGTCAGGACCTTGATAGATGATTTGCTCGGTTGGGTAGCAACTGCGCAAGTCCATCCGCTGATCGCCAGTTGCATTTTTCACTACGAATTTGAATTCATTCATCCATTTGCCGACGGTAATGGACGGATGGGGCGACTATGGCAAACGCTCATGCTCAGCCAGTGGCGACCGATGCTGGCTTATCTTCCTGTCGAGACGGTTATCCGCGAGCAGCAGGAAGCTTACTCCGCAGCGCTGGCTGCGGCGGATCAACTGGCTGAGGCCACGCCGTTTGTAGAGTTCATGTTGAGCGCACTACAGCAGGCACTCGCAGAAGCGGCTGCGTTGAGTATCCAGAGTGTTGAACCGACCGCACAAGCTACCGCACAAGTAGCCGCACAAGTGACCGAACAAGTCCGGCGGCTTCTTGAAGCTTTGCGCAACGGTCAGGCACTGGGTGCTGCCGAGCTGATTGAGCATCTAGGGCTCACGCATCGCCAGTCGTTTCGCAATAGTTACCTTAACCCGGCACTGGTTGCCGGGCTCATCCAGATGACCAAACCTGCTTCACCGCGCAGTCCCGCGCAGGCCTACTACTTGACCGACAAGGCGCGCCTCCTGTTATCCGGCAAGCCTCCCGCGGCCACGCTAAACCCACCAAACAACCGAGCGCAACCATGA
- a CDS encoding nucleoside 2-deoxyribosyltransferase yields the protein MHIRTAPQIYLAGFDVFRQDAIEHGNYLKALCSAHGLEGLYPFDNEVVPQLSPEATASMICSMNIAMIQRCSAVLANLNVFRGLEPDSGTAFEVGMAIALNKPVWVYFEPVPSLRDLVPHDGNGCDAKGYVVEDFGLPRNLMLACTWAGASSTVELGVEALSLHLASIQR from the coding sequence ATGCACATCCGTACTGCCCCGCAGATTTATCTGGCCGGCTTTGACGTGTTCCGTCAGGACGCCATCGAACACGGCAACTACCTCAAGGCTCTGTGTAGCGCCCACGGCCTGGAAGGCTTGTACCCCTTCGACAACGAAGTCGTCCCGCAGCTGTCGCCCGAAGCAACCGCCAGCATGATCTGCTCGATGAACATCGCCATGATCCAGCGCTGCTCGGCGGTGCTGGCCAACCTCAATGTGTTTCGCGGCCTTGAACCCGATTCGGGCACGGCGTTTGAAGTCGGCATGGCGATCGCGCTGAACAAACCGGTCTGGGTGTATTTCGAGCCGGTGCCATCTCTGCGCGATCTGGTGCCACATGATGGCAACGGCTGCGATGCAAAAGGTTATGTGGTGGAAGATTTCGGCCTGCCGCGCAACCTGATGCTGGCATGTACCTGGGCCGGAGCCAGCTCGACCGTGGAGCTGGGCGTCGAAGCGTTGTCGCTGCATCTGGCGTCAATTCAGCGATGA
- a CDS encoding VOC family protein — MIDHLDHLVLTAVDGEATKDFYTRVLGMQLETFGAGRMAFRFGNQKINLHIRGHEFEPKAHVPVPGALDLCFIASIPLEQVIKHLNAAQWPIIEGPILRTGATGPIRSVYVRDPDLNLIEISELV, encoded by the coding sequence ATGATCGATCATCTGGACCACCTGGTACTGACCGCCGTCGATGGCGAAGCCACCAAGGATTTCTACACTCGCGTGTTGGGAATGCAGCTGGAAACCTTCGGCGCCGGGCGTATGGCGTTTCGGTTTGGCAATCAGAAAATCAATCTGCACATCCGCGGGCATGAGTTCGAGCCCAAGGCTCATGTGCCAGTGCCGGGTGCGCTGGACCTGTGCTTTATCGCGTCTATCCCGCTGGAGCAGGTCATCAAGCATTTGAACGCGGCGCAGTGGCCGATTATCGAAGGCCCGATCCTGCGCACCGGCGCCACGGGGCCGATTCGCTCGGTGTATGTGCGTGATCCGGATTTGAACCTGATCGAGATTTCAGAACTGGTTTGA
- a CDS encoding LysR family transcriptional regulator, translated as MDLRDLTYFETIAELGHLGRAAQKLNRSQPALTKSIQRLEESFGTKLFQRDGRRIKLTPVGELLQARGKVLQQSIAQTQREVRDFASGAVGNIRLGCAATMAEYLLPKLTSALLQRAPDITLKMVIGQDDLLRESLRSGQLDMIICSLITDDEQCESHAILKDEAVVIASKDHPIFKTRYTMEDLARYRWVLPPVGVSSRKWLDEAFLRHRFPLPVVQIEANSIPLLPGLIERTSLLSFTARETLEFGNNMQRLREVALEHTTMKRTIGCTVRKGGYLSPAAQAMVQMLRDSSGEFLSWT; from the coding sequence ATGGATCTTCGCGATCTTACCTATTTTGAAACGATCGCCGAGCTGGGCCACCTGGGTCGGGCTGCGCAGAAACTCAACCGCAGCCAGCCCGCGCTGACCAAAAGCATCCAGCGTCTGGAAGAATCATTCGGCACCAAGCTGTTCCAGCGCGATGGCCGACGTATCAAGCTGACGCCGGTCGGTGAGCTGTTGCAGGCGCGGGGCAAGGTCCTGCAGCAGAGCATCGCTCAGACCCAGCGCGAGGTGCGGGATTTTGCCAGCGGTGCGGTGGGCAACATTCGTCTGGGCTGCGCGGCGACCATGGCCGAATACCTGTTGCCGAAGCTGACCTCGGCATTGCTGCAACGGGCGCCGGACATCACCTTGAAAATGGTCATCGGCCAGGACGACCTGCTGCGCGAGTCGCTGCGTTCCGGCCAGCTGGACATGATCATCTGCTCGCTGATCACCGATGACGAACAGTGCGAGAGTCATGCAATCCTCAAGGATGAAGCTGTGGTCATCGCCAGCAAGGATCATCCGATTTTCAAGACCCGCTACACCATGGAGGACCTGGCGAGGTATCGCTGGGTATTGCCACCGGTGGGGGTTTCTTCGCGCAAATGGCTGGACGAAGCCTTTTTAAGGCATCGTTTTCCGTTGCCGGTGGTGCAGATCGAGGCCAACTCTATTCCGCTGCTGCCCGGCCTGATCGAGCGCACCAGTCTGCTGAGCTTCACCGCCCGGGAGACCCTGGAGTTTGGCAACAATATGCAACGTTTGCGCGAAGTGGCGCTGGAACACACGACGATGAAGCGCACCATCGGCTGCACGGTGCGCAAGGGTGGCTATCTGTCGCCTGCGGCCCAGGCCATGGTGCAGATGTTGCGCGACAGCAGCGGGGAATTTTTGAGCTGGACGTGA
- a CDS encoding AGE family epimerase/isomerase, with amino-acid sequence MDNKNHTFSSWLRAPAHHDWLAREGSRLLSFAKASRLPQGFGNLDARGVLPADARAETMNTARMTHSFAMAHVRGIPGCAALVDHGIAALAGPLRDAEHGGWFSGPLDDGRKADKQAYLHAFVALAASSAVVAGRAGAQELLSDAIQIIQRRFWSEAEGTMRESFARDWSGEEQYRGANSNMHSTEAFLALADVTGDAQWLDRALRIVERVIHGHAAANDFQVVEHFSQRWEPLPDYNHDNPADGFRPFGTTPGHAFEWARLLLHLEAARQRAHLPTPAWLLKDAQQLFASACRNAWAVDGLPGIVYTLDWQNRPVVRHRLHWVHCEAAAAAAALLQRTDEKQYEDWYRRFWEFNETLFIDYAQGSWHHELNPQNQPSADIWAGKPDLYHAYQATVLPVLPLAPSLTTGLAAMG; translated from the coding sequence ATGGACAATAAAAATCACACCTTCAGCAGCTGGCTGCGCGCGCCGGCCCACCATGATTGGCTGGCTCGCGAAGGCAGCCGCCTGCTGAGTTTCGCCAAGGCTTCGCGCCTGCCCCAAGGGTTTGGCAATCTGGACGCACGCGGCGTACTGCCTGCCGACGCCCGTGCCGAAACCATGAATACCGCCCGCATGACCCACAGTTTCGCCATGGCCCACGTGCGCGGCATACCCGGTTGCGCGGCATTGGTGGATCACGGCATTGCGGCGCTCGCCGGGCCGCTGCGCGACGCCGAGCACGGTGGCTGGTTCAGCGGGCCGCTTGACGATGGCCGCAAGGCTGATAAGCAAGCCTACCTGCACGCGTTTGTCGCGTTGGCGGCCAGCTCCGCTGTGGTGGCGGGGCGCGCGGGCGCGCAAGAGCTGTTGTCGGACGCGATCCAGATCATCCAGCGCCGCTTCTGGAGCGAAGCGGAAGGCACCATGCGCGAATCCTTCGCTCGGGACTGGAGCGGCGAAGAGCAATATCGCGGCGCCAACAGCAATATGCACAGCACCGAAGCCTTTCTGGCCCTGGCCGATGTGACCGGCGACGCGCAATGGCTGGATCGCGCGCTGCGCATCGTCGAACGGGTGATTCACGGTCACGCCGCCGCCAATGACTTTCAGGTGGTCGAGCACTTCAGCCAACGCTGGGAACCATTGCCCGACTATAACCACGACAATCCCGCCGACGGCTTTCGCCCGTTCGGCACCACGCCGGGCCATGCGTTTGAATGGGCGCGCCTGTTGTTGCATCTGGAAGCGGCACGGCAACGGGCGCATCTGCCCACGCCGGCCTGGCTGCTGAAAGATGCGCAGCAGTTGTTCGCCAGCGCCTGCCGCAATGCCTGGGCAGTCGATGGCTTGCCGGGGATCGTCTACACCCTGGACTGGCAGAATCGCCCGGTGGTGCGTCATCGTCTGCATTGGGTGCACTGCGAGGCAGCCGCCGCTGCCGCAGCCTTGTTACAACGCACTGACGAAAAGCAGTATGAAGACTGGTATCGCCGCTTCTGGGAGTTCAACGAAACCCTGTTCATCGACTATGCGCAGGGCAGCTGGCACCACGAACTCAATCCACAAAATCAGCCAAGCGCTGATATCTGGGCTGGCAAACCCGACCTGTATCACGCCTATCAGGCGACAGTCCTGCCGGTGCTGCCGTTGGCGCCCAGTTTGACGACGGGATTGGCGGCGATGGGGTAG
- a CDS encoding methyl-accepting chemotaxis protein, with translation MNLRNLTIARRAGLGFTLISLLVALLGWFALAQMSAIRQSELAVESNWMPSMRVVSDIRENMLRIRTISLRMALDPDPKNIATYRGQLDVRNQDLNKKLDTLSAFVDTPEEKVLNDQFRITLGDYQKGLERSFVLAAQNDRDALNKLLLVDMKPIVDGSGKQLSDFGEFYANQVDAEGQAAEAQYSKSKTIVLFFVVIAGLGTIVLALWLTRSIVRPLHTAVIAAESVAAGDLTQTIHVDGNDEVTRLLAALEKMQGNLRSAMRHIGSSATQLASAATELNSVTEDSYRGLHQQNAEIDQAATAINEMTSAVEEVARNAVSTSDASNQSNVSAQAGQARVVDTVQSIQTLTDNVQATSKLVQNLADQSQDIGKVLDVIRSIAEQTNLLALNAAIEAARAGESGRGFAVVADEVRALAHRTQQSTLEIDKMVTAMRSGSAQALESMQTSSQRAGETLSLAQGAGVSLSDITASINQISERNLVIASAAEEQAQVAREVDRNIVNIRDLSMQSTHGANQISASSHELSRLAVELNAVVARFKV, from the coding sequence ATGAACCTACGCAATTTGACCATCGCCCGCCGCGCTGGCCTTGGCTTCACCCTGATTTCCCTGTTGGTTGCTTTGCTGGGTTGGTTCGCGTTGGCGCAGATGTCGGCCATTCGCCAGAGCGAATTGGCGGTTGAAAGCAACTGGATGCCGAGCATGCGGGTGGTCAGCGATATTCGGGAAAACATGCTGCGTATCCGCACTATCTCGCTGCGTATGGCGCTGGACCCAGACCCAAAGAACATCGCTACCTACCGCGGTCAGCTGGATGTACGTAATCAGGACCTGAATAAAAAGCTCGATACGTTGAGCGCCTTTGTCGATACCCCGGAAGAAAAGGTTCTCAATGACCAGTTCCGCATAACGCTGGGCGACTATCAGAAAGGGCTCGAGCGTTCCTTCGTCCTGGCGGCTCAGAACGACCGCGACGCGCTGAATAAGCTGCTGCTGGTGGACATGAAGCCGATCGTCGACGGTTCCGGCAAGCAACTCAGTGATTTTGGCGAGTTCTACGCAAATCAGGTTGACGCCGAAGGCCAGGCTGCCGAGGCGCAATACAGTAAATCAAAGACCATCGTCCTGTTCTTCGTGGTCATTGCCGGGCTGGGCACCATCGTCCTGGCCTTGTGGTTGACGCGCAGTATCGTGCGCCCGCTGCACACCGCCGTGATCGCCGCTGAAAGTGTCGCCGCCGGCGACCTCACGCAAACCATTCACGTGGATGGCAATGACGAAGTCACACGTCTGTTGGCCGCTCTGGAAAAAATGCAGGGCAATCTGCGTTCGGCCATGCGTCATATCGGCAGCTCGGCGACCCAGCTAGCGTCGGCGGCGACTGAACTCAATTCGGTGACCGAAGACAGCTACCGTGGCCTGCACCAGCAGAACGCCGAAATCGATCAAGCGGCCACCGCCATCAATGAGATGACCTCGGCGGTGGAAGAAGTGGCGCGCAACGCCGTGTCGACTTCCGATGCTTCCAACCAATCCAACGTTTCGGCCCAGGCCGGGCAGGCTCGGGTGGTGGACACGGTGCAGTCGATCCAGACCCTTACCGATAACGTTCAGGCAACCTCGAAACTGGTGCAGAACCTCGCGGATCAGTCCCAGGATATCGGCAAGGTGCTGGACGTGATTCGCTCGATTGCCGAGCAGACCAACCTTCTGGCACTCAACGCCGCCATTGAAGCCGCACGGGCAGGGGAATCAGGACGCGGTTTCGCAGTAGTGGCCGATGAAGTCCGGGCCCTGGCGCACCGCACTCAGCAGTCGACGCTGGAAATCGACAAGATGGTCACGGCGATGCGCAGTGGTTCCGCTCAGGCGCTGGAATCGATGCAGACCAGCAGTCAGCGCGCGGGCGAAACTCTTTCTCTGGCGCAAGGCGCTGGGGTATCGCTGAGCGATATCACCGCGTCGATCAACCAGATTTCCGAGCGCAACCTGGTCATCGCCAGCGCTGCTGAAGAGCAGGCGCAAGTGGCGCGGGAAGTGGATCGCAATATCGTCAATATCCGTGATCTGTCCATGCAATCGACCCATGGCGCCAATCAGATCAGCGCGTCGAGTCATGAGCTGTCGCGTCTGGCCGTGGAGTTGAACGCGGTGGTGGCTCGCTTCAAGGTCTGA
- a CDS encoding exodeoxyribonuclease III, whose product MDPLKIATFNINGIRARLPILLEWLDREAPDIVCLQELKATDLAFPIGDIRDAGYGAIWHGQTSWNGVAILAKGMEPLEIRRGLPGNEKDSHSRYLEAAAHGVIVGCLYLPNGNPQPGPKFDYKLAWFEKLIAHAASLYASGHPVVLAGDYNVVPTDEDIYNTRSWLKDALLQPESRECFQRLLDQGWTDALRAQFPDERIYTFWDYFRNHWKTNSGLRIDHLLLNAETTARLTNAGVDRWPRDLPHASDHAPTWVELDMGD is encoded by the coding sequence GTGGATCCGCTTAAAATTGCTACTTTCAACATCAACGGCATTCGCGCCCGGCTTCCGATCCTGCTGGAATGGCTGGACCGCGAAGCTCCCGATATCGTCTGCCTGCAGGAACTCAAGGCGACCGACCTGGCGTTCCCCATCGGTGATATCCGCGATGCCGGGTACGGCGCAATCTGGCACGGGCAAACTTCCTGGAACGGCGTGGCGATCCTCGCCAAGGGCATGGAACCGCTGGAAATCCGCCGCGGCCTGCCGGGCAATGAAAAAGACAGCCACAGCCGGTATCTGGAGGCAGCCGCCCATGGGGTGATCGTCGGTTGTCTGTACCTGCCCAATGGCAACCCGCAGCCGGGGCCCAAGTTTGATTACAAACTGGCGTGGTTCGAAAAGCTCATCGCCCACGCCGCGTCGCTGTACGCCAGCGGCCATCCGGTGGTGCTGGCTGGCGACTACAACGTGGTGCCGACCGATGAAGACATCTACAACACTCGCTCATGGCTCAAGGACGCGCTGCTGCAACCGGAAAGCCGCGAGTGTTTTCAGCGCCTCCTCGACCAGGGCTGGACCGACGCCTTGCGTGCGCAGTTTCCGGACGAGCGGATTTATACGTTCTGGGACTATTTCCGCAATCACTGGAAAACCAATTCGGGGCTGCGGATCGATCACCTGCTGCTCAATGCCGAAACCACCGCGCGCTTGACCAACGCTGGCGTAGACCGCTGGCCCCGCGACCTGCCCCACGCCAGCGATCACGCGCCGACGTGGGTTGAGCTGGATATGGGGGATTGA